A window from Phalacrocorax aristotelis chromosome 5, bGulAri2.1, whole genome shotgun sequence encodes these proteins:
- the SLC15A3 gene encoding solute carrier family 15 member 3 isoform X2, protein MARTGDGGERSPLLRGTPLKGRRAACAAVLVVEGLERAAFFGITANLVLYLTSSTFGWGGTQASRACLLFLGASYLLSPIGGWLADVYLGRYGTVALSFLLYLLAACLLPITTSLDGRLSVCGQLPANTIQNCSWQPPEQYCAPTIYSGLLLLALGVSSVRANLTSFGADQVRDQGGDATRRFFNWFYWSINIGAVFSLLVVAFVQQNISFLAGYLIPVICLALALLIFLLATPTFITKPPTGSQVSVMIKLALHSCGCTWPRLSDHRWEPGDPLPNSSPQPGAPTLKEDLTNFQVLARILPVMLTFIPYWMVYFQMQSTYYLQGLHLHIPSIFQHSQDHARTLHGYTFPDAWLLLANVVVLLALVPLKDRVIDPFLAKRRLLPSALQRMALGMFFGLASVLTAGVLERERLQYVRRNQTVSQLIGKDRYLAATLPIWWQVPQYLLIGISELFASIPGLEFAYAEAPKSMKGAIMGLFFFISGVGSLLGSGLLTLLSLPAHGWMRCPERYAAAWITTSSCWRESSRSPACSSPGSPGATRASRHGQVPPTSVGGHRRADMGPRGVRGHHPPFPGDRDAGQRGQGPGKPEWSPPSL, encoded by the exons ATGGCCAGGACGGGGGACGGCGGGGAGCGGAGCCCCTTGCTGCGGGGGACACCCCTCAAGGGGCGCAGGGCAGCGTGTGCGGCAGTGCTGGTGGTGGAGGGTCTGGAGCGGGCGGCTTTTTTCGGCATCACGGCCAACCTGGTGCTTTACCTCACCAGCAGCACCTTCGGCTGGGGGGGCACCCAGGCATCCCGTGCCTGCCTGCTCTTCCTGGGGGCTTCCTACCTCCTCTCGCCCATCGGCGGCTGGCTAGCCGACGTCTACCTGGGCCGCTACGGCACCGTGGCCCTCAGCTTCTTGCTGTACCTGCTGGCGGCGTGCCTGCTGCCCATCACCACGTCGCTGGACGGGCGCCTCTCGGTGTGCGGGCAGCTGCCCGCCAACACCATCCAAAACTGCTCCTGGCAGCCCCCCGAGCAGTACTGTGCCCCCACCATCTACAGCGGCCTCCTGCTCTTGGCGCTGGGCGTCAGCTCCGTCAGAGCCAACCTCACCTCCTTCGGCGCCGACCAG GTGAGAGACCAGGGCGGTGATGCCACGCGGCGCTTCTTCAACTGGTTCTACTGGAGCATCAACATCGGGGCCGTCTTCTCCCTGCTGGTGGTGGCTTTTGTCCAGCAGAACATCAGCTTTCTGGCTGGTTACCTCATCCCCGTCATCTGTCTGGCCTTGGccctcctcatcttcctcctggCCACCCCCACCTTCATCACCAAGCCCCCCACAGGCAGCCAGGTCTCTGTCATGATCAAGCTGGCCCTGCACAGCTGCGGCTGTACCTGGCCAAG GCTGAGTGATCACCGGTGGGAGCCCGGGGACCCTCTCCCCAACAGCAGTCCCCAGCCTGGAGCCCCTACTCTCAAGGAGGACCTTACCAACTTCCAGGTGCTGGCCCGGATCCTGCCCGTGATGCTGACCTTCATCCCTTACTGGATGGTCTACTTCCAG ATGCAGTCGACGTATTACCTGCAAGGTCTGCACCTCCACATCCCCAGCAtcttccagcacagccaggaccaTGCCCGCACCCTGCACGGCTACACG TTCCCGGATGCCTGGCTGCTCCTGGCCAACGTGGTGGTCTTGCTAGCCTTGGTGCCCCTGAAGGACCGTGTCATCGACCCCTTCCTAGCCAAGCGGAGGCTGCTGCCCTCGGCGCTCCAGAGGATGGCCCTGGGCATGTTCTTCGGCCTCGCTTCTGTTCTCACAGCGG GCGTCCTGGAGCGGGAGCGGCTGCAGTACGTGCGTCGCAACCAGACGGTGTCACAGCTCATCGGCAAGGACCGCTACCTGGCTGCCACGCTGCCCATCTGGTGGCAGGTCCCCCAGTACCTGCTCATCGGCATCAGCGAGCTCTTTGCCAGCATCCCCG GCCTGGAGTTTGCCTATGCTGAGGCCCCCAAGTCCATGAAAGGAGCTATCATGGGTCTCTTCTTCTTCATCTCTGGGGTGGGCTCGCTGCTGGGGTCGGGGCTGCTGACCCTCCTCTCGCTGCCGGCCCACGGGTGGATGCGCTGCCCGGAGCGCTACG CTGCCGCATGGATAACTACTTCTTCCTGCTGGCGGGAATCCAGTCGGTCACCTGCCTGCTCTTCGCCTGGATCTCCAGGCGCTACCAGAGCCAGCCGCCACGGCCAAGTGCCCCCCACCTCTGTAGGGGGCCATAGGAGGGCTGATATGGGGCCACGGGGGGTGAGGGGGCATCACCCACCCTttcctggggacagggatgctgggcagaggggacagGGCCCTGGGAAGCCAGAGTGGTCACCCCCATCTCTGTAG
- the SLC15A3 gene encoding solute carrier family 15 member 3 isoform X3, whose amino-acid sequence MARTGDGGERSPLLRGTPLKGRRAACAAVLVVEGLERAAFFGITANLVLYLTSSTFGWGGTQASRACLLFLGASYLLSPIGGWLADVYLGRYGTVALSFLLYLLAACLLPITTSLDGRLSVCGQLPANTIQNCSWQPPEQYCAPTIYSGLLLLALGVSSVRANLTSFGADQVRDQGGDATRRFFNWFYWSINIGAVFSLLVVAFVQQNISFLAGYLIPVICLALALLIFLLATPTFITKPPTGSQVSVMIKLALHSCGCTWPRLSDHRWEPGDPLPNSSPQPGAPTLKEDLTNFQVLARILPVMLTFIPYWMVYFQMQSTYYLQGLHLHIPSIFQHSQDHARTLHGYTFPDAWLLLANVVVLLALVPLKDRVIDPFLAKRRLLPSALQRMALGMFFGLASVLTAGVLERERLQYVRRNQTVSQLIGKDRYLAATLPIWWQVPQYLLIGISELFASIPGLEFAYAEAPKSMKGAIMGLFFFISGVGSLLGSGLLTLLSLPAHGWMRCPERYGRINSCRMDNYFFLLAGIQSVTCLLFAWISRRYQSQPPRPSAPHLCRGP is encoded by the exons ATGGCCAGGACGGGGGACGGCGGGGAGCGGAGCCCCTTGCTGCGGGGGACACCCCTCAAGGGGCGCAGGGCAGCGTGTGCGGCAGTGCTGGTGGTGGAGGGTCTGGAGCGGGCGGCTTTTTTCGGCATCACGGCCAACCTGGTGCTTTACCTCACCAGCAGCACCTTCGGCTGGGGGGGCACCCAGGCATCCCGTGCCTGCCTGCTCTTCCTGGGGGCTTCCTACCTCCTCTCGCCCATCGGCGGCTGGCTAGCCGACGTCTACCTGGGCCGCTACGGCACCGTGGCCCTCAGCTTCTTGCTGTACCTGCTGGCGGCGTGCCTGCTGCCCATCACCACGTCGCTGGACGGGCGCCTCTCGGTGTGCGGGCAGCTGCCCGCCAACACCATCCAAAACTGCTCCTGGCAGCCCCCCGAGCAGTACTGTGCCCCCACCATCTACAGCGGCCTCCTGCTCTTGGCGCTGGGCGTCAGCTCCGTCAGAGCCAACCTCACCTCCTTCGGCGCCGACCAG GTGAGAGACCAGGGCGGTGATGCCACGCGGCGCTTCTTCAACTGGTTCTACTGGAGCATCAACATCGGGGCCGTCTTCTCCCTGCTGGTGGTGGCTTTTGTCCAGCAGAACATCAGCTTTCTGGCTGGTTACCTCATCCCCGTCATCTGTCTGGCCTTGGccctcctcatcttcctcctggCCACCCCCACCTTCATCACCAAGCCCCCCACAGGCAGCCAGGTCTCTGTCATGATCAAGCTGGCCCTGCACAGCTGCGGCTGTACCTGGCCAAG GCTGAGTGATCACCGGTGGGAGCCCGGGGACCCTCTCCCCAACAGCAGTCCCCAGCCTGGAGCCCCTACTCTCAAGGAGGACCTTACCAACTTCCAGGTGCTGGCCCGGATCCTGCCCGTGATGCTGACCTTCATCCCTTACTGGATGGTCTACTTCCAG ATGCAGTCGACGTATTACCTGCAAGGTCTGCACCTCCACATCCCCAGCAtcttccagcacagccaggaccaTGCCCGCACCCTGCACGGCTACACG TTCCCGGATGCCTGGCTGCTCCTGGCCAACGTGGTGGTCTTGCTAGCCTTGGTGCCCCTGAAGGACCGTGTCATCGACCCCTTCCTAGCCAAGCGGAGGCTGCTGCCCTCGGCGCTCCAGAGGATGGCCCTGGGCATGTTCTTCGGCCTCGCTTCTGTTCTCACAGCGG GCGTCCTGGAGCGGGAGCGGCTGCAGTACGTGCGTCGCAACCAGACGGTGTCACAGCTCATCGGCAAGGACCGCTACCTGGCTGCCACGCTGCCCATCTGGTGGCAGGTCCCCCAGTACCTGCTCATCGGCATCAGCGAGCTCTTTGCCAGCATCCCCG GCCTGGAGTTTGCCTATGCTGAGGCCCCCAAGTCCATGAAAGGAGCTATCATGGGTCTCTTCTTCTTCATCTCTGGGGTGGGCTCGCTGCTGGGGTCGGGGCTGCTGACCCTCCTCTCGCTGCCGGCCCACGGGTGGATGCGCTGCCCGGAGCGCTACG GGAGGATCAACAGCTGCCGCATGGATAACTACTTCTTCCTGCTGGCGGGAATCCAGTCGGTCACCTGCCTGCTCTTCGCCTGGATCTCCAGGCGCTACCAGAGCCAGCCGCCACGGCCAAGTGCCCCCCACCTCTGTAGGGGGCCATAG
- the SLC15A3 gene encoding solute carrier family 15 member 3 isoform X1 — MARTGDGGERSPLLRGTPLKGRRAACAAVLVVEGLERAAFFGITANLVLYLTSSTFGWGGTQASRACLLFLGASYLLSPIGGWLADVYLGRYGTVALSFLLYLLAACLLPITTSLDGRLSVCGQLPANTIQNCSWQPPEQYCAPTIYSGLLLLALGVSSVRANLTSFGADQVRDQGGDATRRFFNWFYWSINIGAVFSLLVVAFVQQNISFLAGYLIPVICLALALLIFLLATPTFITKPPTGSQVSVMIKLALHSCGCTWPRLSDHRWEPGDPLPNSSPQPGAPTLKEDLTNFQVLARILPVMLTFIPYWMVYFQMQSTYYLQGLHLHIPSIFQHSQDHARTLHGYTFPDAWLLLANVVVLLALVPLKDRVIDPFLAKRRLLPSALQRMALGMFFGLASVLTAGVLERERLQYVRRNQTVSQLIGKDRYLAATLPIWWQVPQYLLIGISELFASIPGLEFAYAEAPKSMKGAIMGLFFFISGVGSLLGSGLLTLLSLPAHGWMRCPERYGERWHVDTGVTSCLGCHCGQWGWGAGHRGVLRATPAALTTLPLAGRINSCRMDNYFFLLAGIQSVTCLLFAWISRRYQSQPPRPSAPHLCRGP, encoded by the exons ATGGCCAGGACGGGGGACGGCGGGGAGCGGAGCCCCTTGCTGCGGGGGACACCCCTCAAGGGGCGCAGGGCAGCGTGTGCGGCAGTGCTGGTGGTGGAGGGTCTGGAGCGGGCGGCTTTTTTCGGCATCACGGCCAACCTGGTGCTTTACCTCACCAGCAGCACCTTCGGCTGGGGGGGCACCCAGGCATCCCGTGCCTGCCTGCTCTTCCTGGGGGCTTCCTACCTCCTCTCGCCCATCGGCGGCTGGCTAGCCGACGTCTACCTGGGCCGCTACGGCACCGTGGCCCTCAGCTTCTTGCTGTACCTGCTGGCGGCGTGCCTGCTGCCCATCACCACGTCGCTGGACGGGCGCCTCTCGGTGTGCGGGCAGCTGCCCGCCAACACCATCCAAAACTGCTCCTGGCAGCCCCCCGAGCAGTACTGTGCCCCCACCATCTACAGCGGCCTCCTGCTCTTGGCGCTGGGCGTCAGCTCCGTCAGAGCCAACCTCACCTCCTTCGGCGCCGACCAG GTGAGAGACCAGGGCGGTGATGCCACGCGGCGCTTCTTCAACTGGTTCTACTGGAGCATCAACATCGGGGCCGTCTTCTCCCTGCTGGTGGTGGCTTTTGTCCAGCAGAACATCAGCTTTCTGGCTGGTTACCTCATCCCCGTCATCTGTCTGGCCTTGGccctcctcatcttcctcctggCCACCCCCACCTTCATCACCAAGCCCCCCACAGGCAGCCAGGTCTCTGTCATGATCAAGCTGGCCCTGCACAGCTGCGGCTGTACCTGGCCAAG GCTGAGTGATCACCGGTGGGAGCCCGGGGACCCTCTCCCCAACAGCAGTCCCCAGCCTGGAGCCCCTACTCTCAAGGAGGACCTTACCAACTTCCAGGTGCTGGCCCGGATCCTGCCCGTGATGCTGACCTTCATCCCTTACTGGATGGTCTACTTCCAG ATGCAGTCGACGTATTACCTGCAAGGTCTGCACCTCCACATCCCCAGCAtcttccagcacagccaggaccaTGCCCGCACCCTGCACGGCTACACG TTCCCGGATGCCTGGCTGCTCCTGGCCAACGTGGTGGTCTTGCTAGCCTTGGTGCCCCTGAAGGACCGTGTCATCGACCCCTTCCTAGCCAAGCGGAGGCTGCTGCCCTCGGCGCTCCAGAGGATGGCCCTGGGCATGTTCTTCGGCCTCGCTTCTGTTCTCACAGCGG GCGTCCTGGAGCGGGAGCGGCTGCAGTACGTGCGTCGCAACCAGACGGTGTCACAGCTCATCGGCAAGGACCGCTACCTGGCTGCCACGCTGCCCATCTGGTGGCAGGTCCCCCAGTACCTGCTCATCGGCATCAGCGAGCTCTTTGCCAGCATCCCCG GCCTGGAGTTTGCCTATGCTGAGGCCCCCAAGTCCATGAAAGGAGCTATCATGGGTCTCTTCTTCTTCATCTCTGGGGTGGGCTCGCTGCTGGGGTCGGGGCTGCTGACCCTCCTCTCGCTGCCGGCCCACGGGTGGATGCGCTGCCCGGAGCGCTACGGTGAGCGCTGGCACGTGGACACGGGTGTCACCTCCTGCTTGGGGTGCCATTGTGGCCAGTGGGGATGGGGTGCAGGACACAGGGGCGTCCTGAGGGCCACCCCCGCGGCTCTGACCACCCTCCCTCTGGCAGGGAGGATCAACAGCTGCCGCATGGATAACTACTTCTTCCTGCTGGCGGGAATCCAGTCGGTCACCTGCCTGCTCTTCGCCTGGATCTCCAGGCGCTACCAGAGCCAGCCGCCACGGCCAAGTGCCCCCCACCTCTGTAGGGGGCCATAG
- the CD6 gene encoding T-cell differentiation antigen CD6 — protein MEGLYLLLAALSAAVPGQGAASREAAGARARDGTPRFSFPTAPMEPMGSHSTPAGSTSGNTSVAPGHGTLRLAGGRSRCEGRVEMEQAGTWGTVCDDAWDLADANVVCRQLQCGWAVRAYRNATFGRGSGPILRDEVGCEGHEKHLWDCPAVLEHDCSHKEDAGVMCSEHQEWRLSGGRDNCAGRVEVFFRGTWSTVCDSSWYKLEATTLCHTLGCGDPLQHLSFGHTLPSRMHYQCDSQEPSLAHCRWTYNKSAPCHQSQAAGVVCNGSQGLQTPTPTATVTPTNVTLLRAENSPAAAAQSLLHMPLFILCLVLAALLLLTVLAFTATLLRVRKMSAHTMSSLGLAGPILVTHSSQSPDVPSGTSNDYREVLPSLPKGPDPPVTAPPTAKDSDSDSDYEHYDFSSKPPVALSTFCNSLRRQPGEQLLPLVPRQDGMEPFPAEVPARLGPPSHSRTSSSSTSSSTEPYCNDSAPTPHAWVCPPPSTDGTHWHAAPTTPGYTGYPGTAPPAMPCVPTPVLSHPWVPVPPADPDPADSSSTSSGEWYENVQGVEPPRDPSPHPGWPALSCSLEGHRGPPQDPDSSEGSDYDDIQDSAY, from the exons ATGGAGGGGCTCTACCTGCTCTTGGCGGCTCTTTCTGCCGCAGTGCCTGGACAAG GGGCGGCAAGCCGGGAGGCAGCGGGAGCCCGGGCCCGTGACGGCACCCCGCGTTTCAGCTTTCCCACTG CCCCCATGGAGCCCATGGGATCTCACAGCACCCCGGCGGGCAGCACGTCTGGAAACACCTCAGTGGCACCAG GTCACGGCACGCTGCGGCTGGCCGGTGGCCGGAGCCGGTGCGAGGGCCGGGTGGAGATGGAGCAGGCAGGTACCTGGGGCACGGTGTGCGATGATGCCTGGGACCTGGCCGACGCCAACGTCGTGTGCCGGCAGCTGCAGTGCGGCTGGGCCGTGCGTGCCTACAGAAATGCCACCTTCGGCCGGGGCAGCGGACCCATCCTGCGGGACGAGGTGGGCTGCGAGGGGCACGAGAAGCATCTCTGGGACTGCCCGGCCGTGCTGGAGCACGACTGCAGCCACAAGGAAGACGCTGGCGTGATGTGCTCAG AGCACCAGGAGTGGCGGCTTTCCGGGGGCCGGGACAATTGTGCCGGCCGGGTCGAGGTCTTCTTCCGCGGCACGTGGAGCACGGTGTGTGACAGCTCGTGGTACAAGCTGGAGGCGACCACGCTGTGCCACACGCTGGGCTGCGGGGACCCCCTCCAGCATCTCTCCTTTGGCCACACGCTGCCCAGCAGGATGCACTACCAGTGCGACAGCCAGGAGCCATCGCTGGCCCACTGCCGGTGGACCTACAATAAATCAGCTCCCTGCCACCAGTCCCAGGCGGCTGGGGTGGTCTGCAATG GCTCCCAGGGCTTGCAGACACCAACCCCGACGGCCACGGTGACACCGACCAATGTCACGCTCCTGAGAG CCGAGAACTCCCCAGCTGCGGCGGCACAGTCCCTTCTGCACATGCCCCTCTTCATCCTCTGCCTGGTCCTGGCAGCACTGCTCCTGCTCACCGTGCTGGCCTTCACCGCTACCCTGCTGAGGGTGAGGAAGATGAGCG CCCACACCATGTCCTCCCTCGGGCTAGCTGGGCCGATCCTGGTGACGCACAGCTCTCAGAGCCCTGACGTGCCCTCTGGGACCTCCAACGACTATAGGGAGGTGCTCCCCAGCCTTCCCAAAGGACCAG ACCCACCAGTCACAGCCCCTCCCACTGCCAAGGACTCTGACTCCGACTCCGACTACGAACACTACGATTTCAGCAGCAAGCCTCCCGTGGCCCTCTCCACCTTCTGCA acTCGCTGCGCAGACAGCCCGGGGAGCAGCTGCTTCCTCTGGTGCCCCGACAGGATGGGATGGAGCCATTCCCCGCAGAGG TGCCGGCCAGGCTGGgccccccatcccacagcaggacgagcagctcctccacctcctcctccaccgAGCCCTATTGCAACGACAGCGCGCCCACCCCGCACGCCTGGGTCTGCCCGCCGCCCTCCACCGACGGCACCCACTGGCATgcagcacccaccacccccGGCTACACCGGCTACCCTGGCACAG ctcctccagcaatGCCCTGCGTGCCCACCCCAGTGCTCTCCCACCCATGGGTACCTGTGCCTCCAGCAGACCCTGATCCCGCCGACAGCTCCAGCACCTCCTCGGGGGAGTGGTACGAGAATGTGCAGGGCGTGGAGCCGCCCAGGGACCCGTCCCCACACCCCG GCTGGCCAGCTCTGTCGTGCTCCTTGGAGGGACACAGGGGACCCCCGCAGGACCCCGACTCCTCTGAGGGCAGCGACTATGATGACATCCAGGACTCTGCCTATTGA